The nucleotide sequence GATTTATCGTACATGTCTATTCGGTGGGATGAAGTAAACCACCTCAACAGCGGCTTGCTTTTAAGCACGGGACAGTTCACGTCGTACCTCACCGAAGGCGGCTTCTATCCGCCCCTTTTTGACCTTGTAACCACGGTTTTTTTCAAGGTAATAGGTGCAAGCGTGTTTAACGGCAGATTAGTGTCCCTCATGTTCTCGGTGCTCTCGCTTTGGGCAGTCTTTGAATTTGGCTACAAACTCTACGACGCAAAAATCGCCCTAACCGCCAGCGTCCTACTCGCCGTCATGCCCGCCTACATCTGGCTCTCGCGCATGACCATGATAGAAACCATGCTTATCTTCTTCTTCACCGTCTCGGCGCTCCTGTTTTTCATGTGGCTACACAACGACCAACGCAAATACCTACTGTGGAGCGGCATAACATTGGGGCTGGGCGTGTTAGCCAAATACCAAACCGTCATAGTCGCCGCGATAATGCTTTTGGGGCTTCTGTTTCTGTGCAGGGGCTACTTGAAAGAGCGGCTGCCTAAATTTGCGTTTTTGCTAGTGGTGGCAGTTTTGGTTTTTGTGCCTTGGATAGTAGCCGCATATCAGGTTTACGCGTCAGGCATGCTCGAAACGTGGCTCTACGCCATGAACATTGGAAACCCCGAAAAAACCCTCTACAGCCTCGGATTTAACAGCATAGGCATCAACAGGTTCCCCCACATATTCATCTCCATACCCCCGTGGCTACAGGTGCCGCTGTTCTACTTTTTCGAGATGACCTCACCCTACGCTGACATCCACCCTGTCTCGTTCTTCTTGTACGCGTTAGGGATAGGCGGCTTGGTCTTGTTTGCTTGGAGACGAAAACCCCTCGACAAGTATTTGCTTATCTGGTTTGTGGTAGTGTACGTGTTTTTCACGGTAATCCCCAACAGGCACTGGCGCTACATCGTTCCCGTCTTCCCCGTTTTGGCGTTCGCAGCAGCTAGCCTAATTTCTTCAGGGCTTAGCACTATGAGGAAAATCTGGGCAAACAAGCACCTAAGCATGAGCGAGAAACGTTTCTCCCAGTTTTGTGCGTGCATCCTAATCGGGTTTGTTGCGTTAGGTGCATATTATAACGTCCAAGACACGCAGGTCTGGCTATCAAAAGACCGCGTCCACATACCCATCCAAGAAGCCTCTGAATTCGCCGCAACCATCGTGGAGCCCGAAGACGCCATTGTAGTTATGTGTACGCAGAACTTCTTTAGTCAAGACATGGTACGGTTCTACCTAAACGCGCAGGGCAAATACAACAAAGTCCTAAACTACCCCTATCAGCCCGTCGACACCTACACACCCGACTTTGACATAGAAGAATTCATCAACCTATGCAAACAAAACAACGTCAAATACGTCTTCACCTACGAATACAGCGGCGACGAACCCTACTTCAACAGCACCCTAAGCCTGCAAGGCGTCTTCCAAATGCTCTACGACTCAGGCAACTTTAGCCGACTACTGCAAAACAACACCTACGCCTTCGGATACTACCCAAGAAGAATCTTTATACTAACTTTTCTTGGCTAATCCTTGACCTCAAGCAACTCAAAACCCGTTTTCTCATCCAACACGCGCTTAGCCGATGTCTCCGCCAATTCAAGCAGTATGACCTCGCCAATTAGCCAAACATCTATTCCCCTGCGCGTGCATCCTGTAGTTACGGTTTCGCCGCGTCCAAAACTTGCGTGCATATGCAATGTGGGTTTGCCGTCAGGGTTGGAGAAGAGGGTGCCTACGCCGCAGACTTCATGCGCGCCACACAGCAGCCTAACCATGGGGTCAGGGGGAAGCTCATCGTCGTTTTTGGGACCAACCACCACGCAACTCTTGTCCTTGATGCCGCCAACCAAAAAACAAACCCCACTACGAACACGGTTTTCCTTGGCAAAACGTTCAACAGCATCTGGCAAACGGTCACCATCGTGCAGTCGTAAAACAAAAATTCGCCCAAGCTTAGCTTCAGTAAACTCCATGACCAAACAGCCTCACCAATCATAGAGCATGCAGGGTATAAAAACGGTTTCAAACCGCAGTCAGGGGTTTTGGAAGAAGCTGGTTAACTGTTTTTGCTCTTTTTCTTCTTTGCTAAACCCCGCAATTTTTACTCCGACCCTGCGCAGCTCCAGCGTGGATTCGTTTAGGAATTTTTGCGTGAGGTCGTGTACGTGGTTTTGGATGGTTTGTTTGTCTTTGGCGGGTTTCTCAAGCGTGACAGAGCGGGTTTTGGTGCTCAGATTCACAAGTATTGCAAGGATGGCAACTTGTTTGTAGCTCATGTTCTTTGGGGCAAATTCAGCGTAGATTTCGTCGATGAGCTGATTGGTTTTCTCCAAAATGACCTCTAAGTCGCGGGTGTTCTCTTTTAAGGTGGCGATGCGGCTTATGGATTCGGCTTCCCCTGCTTCCTTCACAGGGTCATTGTCTACGCCGTTTGCGGCGTTATGGAAGTACACGCCCAAGGTTTTGCCAAAAACCTCCACCAGACGCTGCACACTAAACCCCGCTAAATCTCCCACAGTTTTGATGCCCAAAGCCGCCATCTTTGCGCTGGTTTTCTTCCCTACCCCCAACAGTTTGCCAACAGCCAACGGAGCCAAAAACTCCTTCACCTGCGCGGGTCGAACAACAGTGACGCCGTCGGGCTTGTTGATGTCGGATGCGATTTTTGCAACCAGCTTGTTAGGGGCAACGCCAACCGAAAACGTCACGCCTACCTCTTGTTTCACCGCCTGCTTCATCTGCGCAACCAACGCCTCCGCCGCCTCAAAATCGCCGCCAAGCTTTTTGGTAACCTCCAAGTACGCCTCGTCAATACCCACCTGCTCAAACACATCCGCAAACCCACGTAGCAGCTCCATTATTTTGTCGGAGAGTTTCTGGTAATAATCGTAATCCACAGACAAGAAAACCGCGTCTACTCCTTCAAGGCGCTTTTTAGCTAAGAACAAGGGCAGTCCTGATTTAACATCGTATTGCCTGGCGAGGTAGTTGGAGGTGCTTACTGCGCCGCTGTCTTGTGTGCGTCCGCTGTACACGCCCACCACCACAGGCTTACCCTTCAACTCAGGATTATGAAGCTCCTCACACTGAGCAAAAAAGTAATCCAAATCAACCAACATCACAACACGCCCATCCACCGCAGTCACCTCTTCTCCTCTTTGTTAAGCAACCATGAACCGTCACATGCTGCCGTGTTTAGCTTGGGTAAGCCTTCCCTGCACACCCCAAACTGCATCCCCTGCGCCACAGCTAAATCGCGTACCCGCTTGAGCATTTTGAAGCGCAACTCTTTGGCCAGCAACGTGTTCCCTGCTTGGCGTTCGCCTTGCTCGAAGTAAAGCGGCTGGAGTTTTTCTGCGATTTGAGGCAGAGCTTTGGTTAGGCGGCGCCAGTTGTCGGGTTTGGCTTTGTAGGTTGAACTGGTTACATGTTTGACACCCATGCCTGCAAGCTCAGCGATAAGCGCTTTGGGGTCATCGTTCACGTAGGGTATTATGGGGTCTATGCGCACGCAAACTGGAATATCCGCAGACGTTAAGTCTTGAGCGGCTCTAAGGCGCTCCTTCACACTGGGCGCAAAAGGCTCCAGCAACTGGGCAACCTGCTCATCCAACGTGGTTATAGTCAGCGCAACTGTTGAGGGCACCTTGCTTAGGAGGTCGTCGTCGCGGACAACAAGGTTTGATTTGGTGATTACTTGAATTTTGCAGTTGCTCTCCACGAGGATTTCGAGGCATTGGCGGGTTAAGCCCAAGTTTGCTTCCATGCGCGGGTACGGGTCAGAAGAGTTGCTTATAGAAACAGTTTCGCCAACAAGTTTGGCAGCTTCGCGCCTGAGCTTTGCTACGAGTTCTTTTTTGGGTCTGCAATCAGAGAAGTTTGGGATATAACTTGACGCGTAACAGTAAAGGCACTGGTGGTCACAGCCGCTATACGGGTTCATAGTCAACTTGGGCGGACAAGTGCACAGGCTATTCTTCCACGGGTCAAAACCAGAAATCAAAGGCGCCACAACAAACCACCACAAACAACAAGAACAAAAGCAGCGGGCAAACAAAAACATTAGCCACAAAAAAGCAACTTCGCGGCTTAATTTTCTTCAGCGGCTTTCTGCAGGGTCTGGGCTAGGCGGGGTTTTTTTGTGGTTTGGGGGGAGAGCATTTCTTGCACGAGTTTGTATTGGCGTTGGTAGATGTGGCAGTTTTTGCTGTGGAAAATCAGCTTGCCGGTTTCGAGGTTGAGGTTGCTACGGCTGTTGATTTCTGAGACAAACGCTTCGTTGAATAGTTGGAGCCCTGCGATGTTGGCGGGTAGTCCTGCGTAGGCGTCCCAGCTGCGAAAGTAGCAGGTGAGATGCATTTTGCCCTCCAAGATTTCGGTGTCGATTAGGCTTAGGCACGGGGGTTCAGATTTTTTGTGTTGTTTACCGAATTTGAGGATATCCTCCGGCAGGCGTATGACCATGGTGACTTGCCGGTCTTGTTGTTCTTCAACGTAGCGTTGCACTGCCTGCTCGATTTGGTTAATTGGGTGATTGAGCCTGCTTCCGTAGGTGTAGGTTTCTTCGTCTTGCTTTTCGCCACACCACAAATACTCCAACGCGTAACCCTGCACGTACTTAAAATCACAAGGCGCCTTATCACTAACCAAAGGACGATTCTCAGGATGCGCAATCTCAATGGACAAATTCAGCTTCCTAGTCTCCGTTTCTTCCGAACCAAACCCAACCCTGAAAACATCGCCCTCACGCCAAATACAGCTCAAAGCCTGAAACCAAGCATCAGAACAATCAAACGCCGAAATCTTCACATGCCTCACAACAACACCTCAAACAAAACAGGACACACAAAACCTACTCTACCCTTAGAGGATATAAAACTGTTCTCAATCCACAAAATACACCCGCACAGCCAACAAAACCAAAAACACTAGAAAAACCATTCACAAAAGAGATATACCTTCACAATCAGACAAAGTATTATGTCAAAACCGCTAACACTCATCACAAATAGAGACGAAAGTAAAAGGGCTCAAGAATTGTTGCTAAAAAAACTCGAGGAGAAGCAGGATAAAGAAGGGTATAACATCAAAATTAGGCATAGAGGAAGAATGCAAAAAAGAACAGTTCATTGGAGCACAAAACTAGGCATTTGGTGGGCACAAAACGATGATCATGACAACCGATTTTGGAACGCATTTGGAGTAGGAGAACCAAAGTGGAACAAGAAATCCAGTCTTAGTATTGTTTGCGAAATTAATCCACCCAGAGAGGGAATTAATGGAAGCAGTGGGGGCGCTTTTGCTAAAGAGGAAGACGAAAGGTATCTTCTTCACCGAGGAAGAATCGGAGGAGGCAAGACGAGAATAACTAAAGAACGCTTTCAAGAAGAGTTTAAAGAAGCCCTAGTAAGAATTGAAGGCGAAGAAAAGCCGCTTGCGGTTGTATCGTCTTTTAATGATTCTAAATTTGCTGAAAACATCGCGGCTTTTGTGAAGAAGGTTTACGGAATCAAAGAGAAACTATCTCAAGAAAACCGAGAAAACTAAACGCGTTTTTGAGAACAAAAAGAAAGAAAAGAAAGGTTTTTGGAGGCTTAGTAGGGCATACCGCCCATGCCACCCATACCGCCCATGCCTGGTGGCATTCCGCCCATTCCGCCTGGGGGCATTGGTGGGGCTCCGCCGCCTGTGCCTTTGATGCTGATGAGGTCGTCGATTTTGAGGATCATGTTGGCTGCTTCGGTTGCGGATTTGATGACTTGCTGTTTGACGCGTAAGGGTTCGAGGACGAGCATGTCGAGCATGTTGACGATGTCGCCCGTGTTGATGTCGATGCCAAAGTATTTGTTGTCGGCGTTTTCGTGTTTGGAGCGTAGGGCAACCATGATGTCGATGGGGTCTAATCCTGCGTTTTCGGATAGGGTTAGGGGTATGGCTTCGACTGCTTCGGCGAATGCTTCAACGGCTAGTTGTTCGCGTCCGCCCACGCTTACTGCAAAGGCGCGTAGGTGTTTGGCGAGTTCTGCTTCGGGTGCGCCGCCGCCTGCGACGATTTTGCCGTCTTCTACGGCGTTGCGTATGACGCATAGGGCGTCGTGTAGGCTGCGTTCGGCTTCGTCTATGACGTGGTCGGTTCCGCCGCGTATGACTACGGTTACGGCTTTGGGGTTTTTGCAGTCGCGGATGTAGATTAGTTTGTCATCGCCGATTTTGACTTCTTCAACAGTTTTGGCTTCGCCTAATGCGTCTGCAGAGAGGTCTTTTACGTTTGCGACGATTTTTGCGCCTGTAGCTCGGCTGAGTTTTTCCATGTCGCTGCTGCTGACGCTTTTGACGGTTAACACGCCTGCTTTGCCAAGGAAGTGTAGTGCCATGTCGTCGATGCCTTTTTCGCAGAAGACAACGTTTGCGCCTGCTTTGGTGACGCTGGTTGTCATTTCTTTGAGCATGCGTTCTTCTTCGTCTAGGAAAAGTTTCATTTGATCGGGGCTTTCGATGTTGATTTTGGCGTCGAACTCGGTTTTCTCGATTTCTAATTTGGCGTTTAGTAGTGCGATTTTGGCGCCTTCGACGAGTTTGGGCATTTGGCTGCTGGCGACTTCTTTGTCGATTACCATGCCTTTAACGAGTTCGGTTTCGTCTAGGCTTTGACCGTGTTTTTTGACGATTTTGATAAGGTCAATGTCTGCTTTGAGGGAGCCGTCTTGGTCTTCAGAGACTTGTTTGACGGCGTCTACGCTGATTTTGGCGAAAAGCTCTTTGGCTGAGGAGATGCCTTTGCTTGCCAGAGTGGTCAGAGCTAAATCCTGCAGGGTCTTCTCGTCGGTTGTTGATACGGGAATTGCGAGTTGGTTTAGGATTTCTTGGGCTTTTTCGCTGGCTTTCTTAAAGCCTTCAATGATTACTGTTGGGTGAACGTTTTTGTCTAGCAGACCTTCAGCTTTTGCTAAGAGTTCTCCTGACAAAACCACGGCGGTTGTTGTTCCGTCGCCAACTTCGTTGTCCTGCGCCTTTGCAACTTCAACAAGCATCTTTGCTGCAGGGTGCTGTACATCAAGTTCTTTCATGATGGTTGCGCCGTCGTTGGTAATTGCCACGTCGCCAAAGCTGGTGACCATCATCTTGTCCATACCGCATGGACCCAAAGTGCTCTTCACGGTTTCAGCCACAATCTTTGCAGCCATGATGTTATTCTTCTGAGCTTCGCGCCCGGTTGAGCGCCCGGTACCTTCCTTCAATACTATAACTGGAACTCCACCTTGAGACATACATTTCACCAATTCTCTTGTTTACAACTGTTAAATTTAAGAACGGAAATGAGTGCTTGGGGATATAAATTTTTTCCCATCTACAAAAACCAAACGTTCCGCAAAGACACACTAAGAACCAAAAAAGGCAGAAGGGGTTTTGCTGTGTGCTGCGTGCTATGGGACGTCGGCTTGTTTTTTGACTTTTATAATGTTGTATCCTGCGGCTTTGCGTAGCCTATTCATAACGGCCAGACCTAGTCCTTCTGGGGGTATGCTTTCAGATATTATCACGTCTATATCTTCTTCATCGAATTCGCGCAGTTTCTTGAAAAGGTTAGCGGCTACGTCGTGCATTTTGCGGCGGCTGCCCAACGATTTAACTACGTCAGCTTCGTATGCCCACGCAGTTTCGCTAGTGGCTAGTACGCCGACTTTTTTGTTGTTGAGCCAGTAGATGCTTATGAGCTCTTTTACGGTGGACATAACGGGGGTGATTCCGCCTTCAACAAGGATGAGTTGGGCTTTGGGCGCGTAATGTTTATGCTTCATTCCTGGGGAGCGCGCTTGGTCTTCGGTTATTTGGGTTTGAGAAACCACAAACGGATGCACTGCCACTTCGCCTATTGCTTGCTGTAGTTCTTCAAGAGTTACTGCACCAGGACGCAAAAGCATCGGCGGCTCCACACTCACATCCAACACGGTAGATTCCACGCCAACCTCAGCGGCGCCGCCATCTAGCACGGCGTCTATGCGTCCAGCCAAGTCCTCCATGACATGCGCGGCGGTTGTGGGGCTGGGTTTTCCTGCCATGTTCGCGCTGGGAGCAGCTATGGGACAACCACACGCCTTGATAAGCGCCAACGCCACGGGGTTTTTGGGCATACGCACCGCCACGGTATCCAAACCCGCAGTGGTCACCTCAGGCACCACCGAAGAACGCTTAAAAACTAAGGTGAGGGGACCTGGCCAGAACTGCTGCATGAGTTTTTCTGCTTTTTCTGAAACCTGCACGGCGAGGCTGTGGACTGTTTGGGGGTCTGCTACGTGCACGATGGGGGGGTTGTCTTGGGGGCGTTTTTTTGCTTCAAACAACGCAGTGACTGCCTTGGGGTTTAGGGCGTCTGCGCCTAAGCCGTAGACGGTTTCGGTGGGGAAAGCAACTAAGCCGCCTGTTTTGATGATTTCTGCGGCGGTTTGGATTGTTTCTTTTTCGGGGTTGGCGGGGTTGATTTGCAGAGTCTGGGTTTGTTTTGTCACGGCTAATGTCCTCCACGAGTTGTTTGATAGTATAGGTCGCTGTGTTTTATGTGTTGAGTTTAAGAACAACCGAAGTTTCCACTTGACGCATTGTGATGCACCAGTACGTCTGCAAGATACGGTCTGTTTCTTGGCGCGAAGAAACCAGCACAAACCCGTTTTTCTCGTAAAACCTTGTTGCCCACCAAGCAGCCTCCCAAGTCCCCACAAAAACTATGGGCGTTTTCGCTAAACCTAAAAGGTACAGGAGCAGTTTTTTGCCTATGCCTTGTTTTTGGCGGCGGGTTAGCGTGTAGGCATGGCGAATTAACGTTACGTCTTTGAAGCGTTCGATGCCCATGACGGCGGTTATTTCGTTGTTTTCTTTGAAGCAGAAAAGCTCTACGCCGCGGGTGATTTCTGCTTTGAGTTCTTGGGGGGTCATGTAGGGTTCTCGCCAGCAGTCAGGTGGAATTACGCCTTTGTATGCTTGCGCTGCGTCATTAACCACGCCCAACACGGCTTCAAACTCGCTGGGCGAAACCTTGCAGATCATACCCGTCACGAACGAAACTATATTTTTTCGGCTTCTTTTGTTTCTGCCCCTTCAGGATGAAGCACTTTGTCAAGCAGATGCATAAAAAACGCTTGCGCCTGCTGCTCGCTTACCTTCTCTAAGTAAACTGAAACCACACCAATTTTCTTCTTCTTGGCTGCCACATGCTCGGCGAACATGCGTGCGGAAATTGCGTTGCGGTCACCAAAAAGAACTGATGAAGAAACCGAGCCTAAATCGTGGGGTTTAGGCACTGCAATAGCCATAGTTCCCATTTTGTCTTCATTTTCGCTAAGCAAAACTAGGCAACTGTTTTTTGCTTCAACATATACGGCTAAGAATTTGTGCCCTTGTTCGGTGAGTTCTTCTTTTATGACGTTTGCGCGTTTATCCAAAGTTTGTGTCTCCAAGTTTAGGTGCGTATGTATGTGTGGTAAGCGCTTTGAAAGTTAAAGGTTTTCTCAACAGCCAAAACAGCAGCGGGCGGATAACTTGCATATTTAGCGCAAACAACAAACGCATAGCTGCGATAGTTACTACGGTGTTTAAGGCAACGCCGCATATTGGGGTGCTGGGGCTTAACGTTTTCTGGATGTACCTTACACTGGGCAGCCGCGTACGTAAAACCAGAAAAGCCTTCAAACAGCAACTCACTGCAAAGGGCATGTCAGCACAAGACACCAAACGCCTAAGCGCCTGCTACGAAGACCTCAAAAACAACCTCACCGCAACCCTCAAACAAGGCATAACAAGTGCAATACCCCGCTAAACCCAAAGCAAACGCCTTTTTCCTTGTTTAACCAAGCAACAAAATGTCTTTTCTGCAAGCTAGTTGGTTTTGTTGTTTTGTGCTGTTGCATTTATAGCTTGGCAGTTTCACTATGTGCTGTAACCACACAGGTTTAGAGGGCGCATCAGGTGATTGATAGGCAGCAAGCACAGAAGATTTTGGGGATACTTAGGGAAACTTTGGTTTTACCTGCTTGGATGAAACGCAAACGCAGCGCTTTTGAAACTTTAGTTGTCACCATTATCTCGCAAAACACTGCGGACACCAATACCGCCAGAGCCTACGAAAACCTGCAAAGCCACTTTGAAATCACGCCTCAAGCCCTAGCCACAGCCGACCTAAACCAGATTGAAGCAGCAATCAAATCGGCAGGTCTTTACAAAGCCAAAGCCCAAGCCATAAAACAGGCGTCACAGGAACTGCTGCAAAACCACGGCGGCACCCTACAAAACATCTTAGCGATGCCCACGCAACAAGCACGCGAGACGCTCATGCAGTTTCCAGGTGTTGGACCAAAAACCGCCGATGTCGTCTTGCTTTTCTCAGCCAACCAACCCACAGTACCCGTGGATACGCACGTTAACCGCGTCTCAAGACGTTTAGGATTGGCACCTGCAAAAGGCGACTACGAGGCAGTGCGCTGTAGCTTGCAAGAACTGTATGACCCCAAGGATTACTTGGCGGTGCATATGCTACTTATTGAGCATGGACGCAAAACCTGCAAAGCAAGACACCCGCGATGCAGCGAATGCGTGGTGGGCACTTATTGTCTAACAAGGGGGCAATGGAAATAGATGTCAAAGACCACTGCGCTGCCTACAGAGGTTGAACCCTACTTCCCCTACAGCAAAGTAAGGGCTAATCAGGACAAGTTCATAAGCACCATTTATGGCGGGGTGAAAGAGCGCCGCAGTGTTCTTATTGAGGGCACAAATGGGTTGGGGAAGACGATTTCTTCGCTTTCTGCGGTTTTGCCAACGGCTATGGAGAAGAACTTGAAGGTTTTGTATGTGGCGCGCACGCACAGGCAGCATGAACGCGTAATTGACGAGCTCAAAGCCATTGGCAGGCAGCGAAAAGTTACGGGGATTTCTTTGCGTGGGCGCAACGAGATGTGCCTGCACAAGTTTGACGCCAAACAAAGCTACGACGCCAAATCCCTCATGGAAGCTTGCGAGTTGCTCAAAGCCAAAGGCGAATGCCCCTACTACAAAAACTCTGACGCCCAAACCTACGACTACCTCCAACTCCAACAGCAAATCGCCACACGCAGCTACACCGCTTCTGAAATCATGCGGGTCTGCAAACGAAAACGCATCTGCCCATATGAGCTCATAAAAACCGCGCTCTCTGACGTCAATGTCATCGCCCTGAGTTACCTGTACGTTTTTGACCCCAACATACGCAACGCCTTCCTCAAAAACTTGGATACGCAGTTGCAGAAAACCATACTAATCGTGGATGAGGCACATAATTTGCCTGAAACTGCCATAGACATCTCCAGCAGCAGCCTCTCCTTGTTTGTTATGCGCCAAGCCGAACGTGAAGCAGAAAGGTTCGGATACGAACAAGCAGAAGCCTTCGCGCGGGTACTACACGACGAAACCGAAAAACGCGCCCAAAGCATCCGCAAAGAAGAACTAATCCCCCACGAATTTCTCACGGAGGTCATACTAGACAAATGCGGCATACCCAACCCAAAAAGCTTTGTGCAGTCGCTGGGTGAAGCAGGAGCCGCCGTAAAGAAAATCCTGTTAGCCGAGGGGAAGCATCCGCGCAGTTACATTCATGGCATGGGCGATTTTCTGCTCAGATGGATAGAAACCACTGGCGATGACTCATACATCAACATCTTAAGCAAATATTTCACCCGCGAAAACGTCCCCGCCGCCAAACTTGAAATCGTCGCGTTAGACCCCGCCAAAGTGACCATGCCCGTTTTCGCATCCACCTACGCAAACGTTGTCATGTCAGGCACGTTGCAGCCGCTGGAAGCATACAGCAAAATCACGGGGCTCCCCGAAAACACCATCCAGCACCTTGCAGCCTCGCCGTTTCCACGAGAACACATATTCTCCGCCGTATGCAGTGGCGTATCCACGTCGATGGAAAACCGCACCAGCGCAACCTACCAGACCATGATAAGGCGCATCCGCGAAGTCGTCGACAGCACGCCTGTTAACACGGGCATTTTCACGGCGTCTTTTGAAGTCTCCCGCGCCTTGCTCGCTGAGGGCTTGGAGGAGGCGTTGGAGAAGCCGCTGTTTTGTGAGCGTCGAGGCATGAGTTCTAAGGCAAACGAGGCTTTGGTGGAAGAATATAAGGAATGCGCGTTGGCAGGCGGCGCCGCCTTTATGGGCGTACAAGGCGGACGAACCTCAGAGGGCGTAGATTTTCCGGGGAACCAGATGAATTCAGTGGTGGTTGTTGGGGTGCCTTATGCGGAGCCTACGCCGCGGGTGAAAGCCCAAATCGAATACTACGAAAAGCAGTTTCCCCAGCAAGGACGCGAATACGGATACATCTTGCCTGCCATGAAAAAAGCTTCACAGGCTGCGGGTCGACCGGTAAGAACCTTGGAAGACCGCGGCGCGATTGTGTTTTTGGATTACCGTTTCGCTTCAGGCTACTGCAAAAGGTTTTTGCCTTCGTGGGTGCTACGTGACCTCAAAGTATTGCCTCAAGCCGACGGCGTTCTGTCAAAAGAGCTAAAACAGTTCTTCAAACCCTAATCCACAGTCTTCTTGGGCAACTCACGCAAGTTACCGTCCAAACGGGTTTCTCCAAAAACCACCAACGCGGGTTTGGCGGTGACGGCGGTTAAGATTTTTAGGCTGTTTCTTGTATAATCGATATCTTGCAGGATGCCTATGCCCAAGAATTTTTTGGTTTTGCCGTAGAGTCCCATGAGTAAGCCTTGTTCTTGTCCTTTGGGCACGCGTTTTTCTTGTTGTATGGTTATGTGGCTTTTGGGGAAGGTGTGCAGTTTAGAGTTTTCCAAGTATCGGGTGTAGCTGAGTTCGCGCAGGTCTTTGCGGTTTTCTTTGCCACGGTCAAGTGCAGCTACGGGAGATTCTACGTATTGTTGACGTAAATCACCAATGGCTGAGCACAGCGGCGAGAGTTCGTCGGCGCGTTGTAGGCAAAAAACCATGTCTGGCTCAAGCATCATAGACAGGCGCGTCTTAAACCGCAAAGCCTCCTCGCCCTCAACCCAGCCATCCGTGTTCACAACCAAAACCTCCGCCAAATCCTTGCCAAAAATTTCGTCACGCAACTGTTTGGTGCCCTCCACGGTCTTATCCGCGGCGCGGCTAGGCGAGGTTGCTCCGACGAAAAACGCGTTTTCTACGTCAAGCTTGAACAGGTCAGTGACGGGTTGGGTTACTTGGGTGTAAGCAACGGTGCTGGGGGCTCCAAC is from Candidatus Bathyarchaeota archaeon and encodes:
- a CDS encoding L-threonylcarbamoyladenylate synthase, which encodes MTKQTQTLQINPANPEKETIQTAAEIIKTGGLVAFPTETVYGLGADALNPKAVTALFEAKKRPQDNPPIVHVADPQTVHSLAVQVSEKAEKLMQQFWPGPLTLVFKRSSVVPEVTTAGLDTVAVRMPKNPVALALIKACGCPIAAPSANMAGKPSPTTAAHVMEDLAGRIDAVLDGGAAEVGVESTVLDVSVEPPMLLRPGAVTLEELQQAIGEVAVHPFVVSQTQITEDQARSPGMKHKHYAPKAQLILVEGGITPVMSTVKELISIYWLNNKKVGVLATSETAWAYEADVVKSLGSRRKMHDVAANLFKKLREFDEEDIDVIISESIPPEGLGLAVMNRLRKAAGYNIIKVKKQADVP
- a CDS encoding GNAT family N-acetyltransferase, which encodes MICKVSPSEFEAVLGVVNDAAQAYKGVIPPDCWREPYMTPQELKAEITRGVELFCFKENNEITAVMGIERFKDVTLIRHAYTLTRRQKQGIGKKLLLYLLGLAKTPIVFVGTWEAAWWATRFYEKNGFVLVSSRQETDRILQTYWCITMRQVETSVVLKLNT
- a CDS encoding endonuclease III, whose translation is MIDRQQAQKILGILRETLVLPAWMKRKRSAFETLVVTIISQNTADTNTARAYENLQSHFEITPQALATADLNQIEAAIKSAGLYKAKAQAIKQASQELLQNHGGTLQNILAMPTQQARETLMQFPGVGPKTADVVLLFSANQPTVPVDTHVNRVSRRLGLAPAKGDYEAVRCSLQELYDPKDYLAVHMLLIEHGRKTCKARHPRCSECVVGTYCLTRGQWK
- a CDS encoding Clp1/GlmU family protein, whose protein sequence is MDRTIERGRTLLVDGPASVVITSGKAEVFGYPVVDTRRFIIREGKRLPFEVTETAQVGLRLGEKAGFKEVEGSTIPPSWFNAYETLQSIQKDTPTVVMVTGAVDSGKSSFCTFLINRLVKEKRKVVILDEDLGQSDVGAPSTVAYTQVTQPVTDLFKLDVENAFFVGATSPSRAADKTVEGTKQLRDEIFGKDLAEVLVVNTDGWVEGEEALRFKTRLSMMLEPDMVFCLQRADELSPLCSAIGDLRQQYVESPVAALDRGKENRKDLRELSYTRYLENSKLHTFPKSHITIQQEKRVPKGQEQGLLMGLYGKTKKFLGIGILQDIDYTRNSLKILTAVTAKPALVVFGETRLDGNLRELPKKTVD